The Budorcas taxicolor isolate Tak-1 chromosome 20, Takin1.1, whole genome shotgun sequence genome window below encodes:
- the MRPS36 gene encoding alpha-ketoglutarate dehydrogenase component 4 — translation MMGSKMASASRVVQVVKPHTPLIRFPDRRDNPKPNVSEVLRSAGLPSHTSSISQHSKGSKSPDWLMHQGPPDTAEMIRTLPQKYRRKLVSQEEMEFIQRGGPE, via the exons ATGATGGGCAGCAAGATGGCGTCTGCCAGCAGGGTCGTTCAG gtaGTCAAGCCACATACTCCATTAATAAGGTTCCCTGACAGAAGAGACAATCCTAAACCAAATG tatCAGAAGTTCTACGATCAGCAGGACTACCATCTCATACTTCTTCAATTTCGCAGCATTCTAAGGGAAGTAAATCACCAGACTGGCTGATGCATCAGGGTCCACCAGACACTGCAGAGATGATAAGAACTCTACCTCAGAAATACAGAAGGAAACTTGTGTCtcaagaagaaatggaatttatCCAA cgTGGAGGTCCAGAATAA